The Peptococcus niger genome has a segment encoding these proteins:
- a CDS encoding Crp/Fnr family transcriptional regulator, with product MQLGPYTLQNYSLFQDCKDDEVLRFLTCVMPREAHWSKGAVLHQQDHPLTDILLLLDGRLALTRIGASGQEVRAGDLETGALYGQATAFSDDQLEGFSITALTEATTLAFPAKAFYQQCANTCSAHQKVIRNMIRDLARQAKVLTNKVGYLSAGSLRGKIALFLLQEGIDTPAGDPFTLRYNREEMAEALAVARPSLSRALTQMKEEGLIDYDRKVFRILDPTALEVMT from the coding sequence ATGCAACTTGGTCCTTATACTTTACAGAACTATTCCCTCTTTCAAGACTGTAAGGACGATGAGGTCTTGCGGTTCCTCACCTGTGTCATGCCGCGTGAGGCGCATTGGTCAAAAGGGGCGGTCCTGCACCAGCAGGATCATCCTCTGACGGACATTCTCCTCCTCTTGGACGGGCGGTTGGCGCTGACCCGGATCGGCGCAAGCGGCCAGGAAGTCCGCGCCGGTGACCTGGAGACCGGCGCCCTCTACGGCCAGGCCACCGCCTTTTCCGACGACCAGCTGGAAGGGTTCAGCATCACCGCCCTGACAGAGGCGACCACCCTGGCCTTCCCTGCCAAGGCCTTTTACCAGCAGTGCGCCAACACCTGCAGCGCTCACCAAAAGGTCATCCGCAATATGATTCGCGACCTGGCCCGCCAGGCCAAGGTCTTGACCAATAAGGTCGGCTACTTGTCCGCCGGCAGCCTGCGCGGCAAAATCGCCCTTTTTCTGTTACAGGAAGGCATTGACACCCCTGCCGGTGACCCCTTCACCCTGCGCTACAACCGGGAAGAAATGGCGGAAGCCCTGGCGGTGGCCCGTCCCTCCCTGTCCCGCGCTTTAACCCAAATGAAAGAAGAAGGCTTGATTGACTATGACCGCAAGGTCTTTCGCATTTTGGACCCCACTGCCTTGGAGGTGATGACCTAA
- a CDS encoding TIGR01440 family protein, with protein sequence MTDVWTPEGLASDLKAVLRDMVDRSAPRSGDIFVIGCSTSEVQGRRIGKAGSPQVADVLYPVLDDFANQYHLRLAFQCCEHLNRALVVSRETAVIEGLTEVSVVPHYRAGGSMATCAYHRMRDPLVVEDLAHRAGYGIDIGLTMIGMHMRPVAVPMRLAHRQVGNAQVACAFSRPKLIGGERARYTQAAADAYKADET encoded by the coding sequence ATGACGGACGTGTGGACGCCGGAAGGGCTGGCAAGTGATTTAAAGGCGGTATTGAGAGATATGGTGGACCGGTCTGCCCCCCGCAGCGGCGACATTTTTGTCATCGGCTGTTCCACCAGTGAGGTCCAGGGACGCCGCATCGGCAAGGCCGGCAGCCCCCAGGTGGCAGACGTCCTCTACCCGGTCCTGGATGACTTTGCCAACCAATACCACCTGCGCCTGGCCTTCCAGTGTTGCGAACATTTAAACCGGGCCCTGGTGGTCTCCCGGGAAACAGCTGTCATAGAAGGCCTGACGGAAGTCAGTGTCGTCCCCCACTACCGGGCCGGCGGCTCCATGGCCACCTGTGCCTACCACCGGATGCGGGACCCCCTGGTGGTGGAAGACCTGGCCCACCGGGCCGGCTATGGCATTGACATCGGCCTGACCATGATCGGTATGCACATGCGTCCGGTGGCGGTCCCCATGCGCCTGGCCCACCGTCAAGTCGGCAATGCCCAGGTCGCCTGTGCCTTCAGCCGGCCCAAGCTTATCGGCGGCGAACGGGCCCGTTATACCCAGGCGGCGGCAGACGCCTATAAGGCCGATGAGACCTGA
- the rpiB gene encoding ribose 5-phosphate isomerase B, with amino-acid sequence MKIAIGADHGGIHLKTAIVAHLKDLGHEVVDYGTDSSESCDYPLIALPLAKDVAAGDPALGILICGTGIGIGIAANKVPGVRAALCHDTFSAHAAREHNNANILTMGERIIGPGLALDIVDAFLAANFAGGRHERRVGEIAAIERGEL; translated from the coding sequence ATGAAAATTGCAATTGGCGCCGATCATGGCGGGATCCATTTGAAAACGGCAATCGTTGCCCACTTGAAAGACCTGGGGCATGAGGTGGTGGACTACGGGACAGATTCGTCCGAGTCTTGCGATTACCCCCTCATTGCCCTGCCCTTGGCCAAAGATGTGGCTGCCGGCGATCCGGCGCTGGGGATTCTCATTTGCGGCACCGGCATCGGCATTGGCATTGCCGCCAATAAGGTGCCGGGCGTCCGCGCCGCCCTCTGCCACGACACTTTTTCCGCCCATGCGGCGCGGGAACACAACAATGCGAACATCCTGACCATGGGTGAACGCATTATCGGCCCGGGGCTGGCCTTGGATATTGTTGATGCGTTTTTGGCGGCAAATTTTGCCGGCGGCCGGCATGAGCGGCGCGTCGGTGAAATCGCTGCCATTGAAAGGGGCGAATTGTGA
- a CDS encoding L-threonylcarbamoyladenylate synthase: MWQGSQDEDIQAAAAALQAGELVAFPTETVYGLGADGLNARACAQIFAAKGRPQDNPLILHIANEEMLAEIAEPLPEAGARLAKAFWPGPMTLILKRRPLVPDVVTAGLDTVAVRWPDHPVAQKLIEAVGRPLAAPSANKSGRPSPTLAWHVQADFGEAIAGVIDGGPTDVGLESTIVDVSVTPPTLLRPGGITREALEGVVGPVADPEQSERPKAPGMKYRHYAPNVPVIRLPNATLETARAFLAAHEGETVGLLLDDESLNALAPFSPSVLVWNLGPKTHPELAAARLFDGLRRLEAAGCAVMLIATYDERGMGLAVANRINKLSRPYEEGDL; this comes from the coding sequence ATGTGGCAGGGAAGCCAAGATGAGGATATTCAGGCGGCGGCAGCGGCGCTGCAGGCCGGTGAATTGGTCGCATTTCCCACGGAGACCGTTTACGGACTGGGGGCGGATGGCTTAAACGCCAGGGCTTGCGCGCAAATATTTGCCGCCAAGGGCCGCCCCCAGGATAATCCTTTAATTTTACATATTGCAAATGAAGAGATGCTGGCGGAGATCGCGGAACCGCTGCCGGAAGCGGGGGCGCGTCTGGCCAAGGCTTTTTGGCCGGGACCGATGACCCTGATTTTAAAACGACGCCCCCTTGTGCCCGATGTGGTGACCGCCGGCCTGGATACGGTGGCGGTCCGCTGGCCGGACCATCCGGTGGCGCAGAAATTGATTGAAGCGGTGGGCAGGCCTTTGGCGGCGCCCTCTGCCAATAAAAGTGGCCGGCCGTCGCCGACCCTGGCCTGGCATGTGCAGGCGGATTTCGGGGAGGCCATTGCCGGGGTGATTGACGGCGGTCCGACGGATGTCGGCCTAGAATCGACCATTGTGGATGTATCGGTGACCCCGCCGACCTTGCTGCGGCCGGGCGGCATTACCCGCGAAGCCCTGGAAGGGGTGGTGGGACCGGTGGCGGACCCGGAGCAGAGCGAGCGGCCTAAAGCGCCGGGCATGAAGTACCGGCATTATGCGCCGAACGTCCCCGTCATTCGCCTGCCGAATGCGACCCTGGAAACGGCGCGGGCCTTTTTGGCGGCCCATGAAGGGGAGACCGTCGGCCTCTTGCTGGACGATGAGAGCCTGAATGCCTTGGCCCCCTTTTCGCCGTCTGTGCTGGTTTGGAACTTGGGGCCAAAGACCCATCCTGAATTGGCGGCGGCGCGGCTTTTTGATGGCTTGCGCCGGCTGGAGGCGGCCGGTTGTGCCGTCATGCTGATAGCCACTTATGATGAAAGGGGCATGGGCTTGGCGGTAGCCAATCGGATTAACAAATTAAGCCGCCCCTATGAGGAGGGTGACCTATGA
- a CDS encoding DUF3793 family protein, which translates to MFEQRLIYYCAPTLAGLKTAGLFNTHGIPDAIVKQEANRLTGLLADCGLALRLFAKKDRATLVYLYRESDLARDLANPDVRDFLLTYGYQLETIDTALDSLAKRIQTCPAFPHEVGVFLSYPLEDVKSFIALGGAQCLLCGHWCAYSETENAQLCFNRYDRCSHCYRNLYRRGRRLPELAVAR; encoded by the coding sequence ATGTTTGAGCAGAGACTTATTTACTACTGTGCCCCTACCCTGGCCGGTCTGAAAACCGCGGGGCTTTTTAACACCCACGGGATTCCGGATGCCATTGTCAAGCAAGAAGCAAACCGGCTCACAGGGCTGCTGGCAGACTGTGGACTGGCCTTACGCCTCTTCGCAAAAAAGGATCGTGCCACGCTGGTTTATTTATATCGAGAAAGCGACTTGGCGCGTGACCTTGCCAACCCTGACGTCCGGGATTTTTTATTGACTTATGGCTACCAACTAGAAACGATTGACACGGCGCTGGACAGTTTAGCAAAGCGCATACAAACCTGTCCGGCCTTTCCGCATGAAGTGGGCGTGTTTTTATCTTATCCGCTGGAAGATGTGAAAAGTTTTATCGCATTGGGCGGCGCCCAATGTCTCTTATGCGGGCATTGGTGTGCTTATTCGGAAACGGAAAATGCACAACTTTGCTTCAATCGTTACGATCGCTGCAGTCACTGTTATCGCAATTTATACCGCCGCGGCCGCCGGCTTCCGGAATTGGCCGTAGCCCGCTAG